From a single Lolium rigidum isolate FL_2022 chromosome 7, APGP_CSIRO_Lrig_0.1, whole genome shotgun sequence genomic region:
- the LOC124669417 gene encoding uncharacterized protein LOC124669417 translates to MAAPAPPDFVEVRCAGCNETLEVERGLTEFACPDCGTQQALPPELMPPPRPRRALPIPGRLPAAAVPMPVPAPPPSRMPCADCSALLSVPAGLGRFACPVCGVELVVNAGRLRTYHASPASATVSVVALPPSAVTLTSTYSDQPEAHVERHNHPIRSNQTPAQYPSQSVHREETSGSFRPDTWMPIHSRLAQKAPLRHPIEREESQTEPRNETAVRSGMRNSSLQSGTESIGLQKIQPEPSAQVGSRPQTHALPPSYSVCGDRTQGHHPDSARHEQHTNDVSSIMEQGKIDLLNQAMNEEPAQGEDQCKTSGWSPNSKRSNKSTSVYQKRKRKCLTKQTEHPIEDEPVQKTTTSLSACNSDLPDIDCIIANICPSSSQPHQMPQASSISCTLHRSGANISLCMHNRYDLQENADGGQLVLGSYGKSSGKRNGRRSTRLIEPRREVDRPVLIPNNIDNWEVSPPCPKVASTITVLMKQKYPGSTYVPAGQHSDVPPNGEVVHHWHQYPRETRAAILNEFLQRYKWAPGKEAECLKLFERRALRQFAGLLCEEKRRVRAELASVQKAKETVVAHKSNRHMGLDEEDAREEPKDQQTGEKIEDENPLQWKPFPPAWMYPKWWERLCEHWAKEEVLMMSLQNRKNRFTAGRAHHTAGSRSIAMHRQLMVMENGGEQVSELEVFNKTHKLKGGAGEFVSERAKQTVEGFKKRMERAGDKQIDPHLAWAQEIGGRNRGRYYGLTGIIDKAKIDELSKSIPGSLSKRGQQQTFSQDQVQQMIDQALQGLNETWENKFKSLEQTFCGGPSLGADPEVQEN, encoded by the exons atggcggcgccggcgccgccggattTCGTGGAGGTGCGATGCGCGGGGTGCAACGAGACGCTGGAGGTGGAGCGGGGTCTCACCGAGTTCGCCTGCCCCGATTGCGGGACCCAGCAGGCGCTCCCGCCGGAGCtcatgccgccgccgcgcccgcggcGGGCGCTGCCCATCCCCGGCCGCCTACCCGCCGCCGCTGTACCTATGCCCGTGCCCGCACCGCCGCCCTCGCGCATGCCGTGCGCCGACTGCAGCGCGCTGCTCAGCGTGCCGGCTGGCCTCGGGCGCTTCGCGTGCCCTGTGTGCGGCGTTGAGCTCGTCGTCAACGCCGGGCGCCTCCGGACATACCACGCATCCCCGGCTTCTGCAACAGTCTCGGTCGTCGCGCTTCCTCCATCCGCCGTGACGCTCACATCGACGTACTCTGACCAGCCGGAG GCGCATGTAGAAAGACATAATCATCCAATTCGCTCCAATCAGACACCAGCACAATACCCCAGTCAATCCGTTCATAGAGAGGAGACATCCGGTTCATTCAGACCTGATACCTGGATGCCAATCCACAGCAGGTTAGCGCAAAAAGCACCCCTTAGACACCCAATTGAGAGAGAAGAGTCACAGACTGAGCCACGCAATGAGACAGCGGTGAGGTCTGGTATGAGGAATTCTAGTTTGCAATCTGGTACTGAATCTATAGGTTTGCAAAAAATACAGCCAGAGCCTTCCGCCCAGGTTGGCTCGAGACCACAGACACATGCCCTGCCTCCTAGTTATTCAGTTTGTGGAGACCGTACACAAGGGCATCATCCTGACAGTGCTAGGCATGAGCAGCATACAAATGATGTCTCTAGTATCATGGAGCAGGGCAAAATAGATCTTCTGAATCAAGCAATGAATGAAGAACCAGCACAAGGTGAGGATCAGTGCAAGACATCTGGATGGAGTCCAAACAGCAAAAGGAGCAACAAAAGTACGAGTGTGTAtcagaagaggaaaaggaagtgCTTGACAAAGCAGACAGAGCATCCAATCGAGGATGAGCCTGTCCAGAAAACAACCACTTCTCTAAGTGCATGTAATTCTGATCTGCCAGATATTGACTGCATCATTGCCAATATATGTCCAAGCTCATCACAACCGCACCAAATGCCACAAGCAAGCTCAA TCAGTTGTACTCTCCACAGGTCAGGGGCAAAC ATCAGCCTATGCATGCACAACAGGTATGACCTCCAG GAGAATGCAGATGGTGGTCAGCTTGTGTTAGGATCATATGGAAAATCATCAGGTAAGCGCAATGGACGCCGCTCTACAAGACTGATTGAACCACGTAGGGAAGTTGACAGGCCCGTTCTGATACCAAACAATATTGA CAACTGGGAAGTCAGCCCACCTTGTCCTAAGGTGGCATCTACCATCACTGTTCTTATGAAGCAGAAGTACCCTGGGTCAACCTACGTGCCAGCTGGTCAGCACAGTGATGTTCCACCCAATGGAGAAGTGGTTCACCACTGGCACCAGTATCCTCGAGAGACAAGGGCTGCCATTTTGAATGAATTTCTT CAACGCTACAAGTGGGCCCCGGGTAAAGAAGCAGAGTGCCTGAAGCTATTTGAGCGCAGAGCACTCAGACAGTTTGCTGGCCTCCTATGTGAAGAGAAGCGGAGGGTTAGAGCAGAGTTGGCTTCAGTGCAGAAAGCCAAAGAAACTGTAGTTGCACACAAGTCCAATAGACACATGGGGTTAGACGAGGAAGATGCTAGAGAAGAGCCCAAGGATCAACAGACAGGAGAGAAAATTGAGGACGAGAACCCATTACAGTGGAAACCTTTCCCGCCTGCTTGGATGTATCCAAAGTGGTGGGAGAGGTTGTGCGAACACTGGGCTAAAGAGGAAGTTTTAATGATGTCTCTGCAGAACAGGAAGAACCGGTTCACTGCAGGTCGTGCTCATCACACAGCAGGATCACGGAGCATTGCTATGCATCGTCAGCTTATG GTCATGGAAAATGGCGGGGAGCAGGTGTCGGAACTCGAGGTATTCAACAAGACACATAAGCTTAAAGGTGGTGCAGGGGAATTTGTCAGCGAGAGAGCAAAGCAAACTGTG GAGGGCTTTAAGAAGCGTATGGAGAGGGCTGGTGATAAGCAGATAGATCCTCATCTTGCATGGGCACAAGAAATTGGGGGCCGGAATCGTGGGAGGTACTATGGACTCACTGGTATCAttgacaaggccaagattgatgaATTGTCAAAGTCCATCCCTGGTTCTCTCAGTAAACGGGGACAGCAGCAGACGTTTTCGCAGGACCAGGTGCAGCAGATGATTGATCAGGCTCTACAAGGGTTAAATGAAACTTGGGAGAATAAGTTCAAGTCCCTGGAGCAAACTTTCTGTGGCGGGCCATCGTTGGGTGCTGATCCTGAGGTACAAGAAAACTGA